The following coding sequences lie in one Glycine soja cultivar W05 chromosome 16, ASM419377v2, whole genome shotgun sequence genomic window:
- the LOC114390510 gene encoding phospholipid:diacylglycerol acyltransferase 1-like, giving the protein MSLLRRRKGSEPGKGPSHSSEPKVLSEEETEDDKNKKNKKKKNNKWSCFDSCCWGVGCICTLWWFLLFLYQMMPSSIPQYVTEAFTGPMPDPPGLKLKKEGLKVKHPVVFVPGIVTGGLELWEGHQCAEGLFRKRLWGGTFGEVYKRPSCWVDHMSLDNETGLDPPGIRVRPVSGLVAADYFAAGYFVWAVLIANLARIGYEEKTMYMAAYDWRIAFQNTEVRDQTLSRIKSNIELMVATNGGNKAVIIPHSMGVLYFLHFMKWVEAPAPMGGGGGPDWCSKYIKAVVNIGGPFLGVPKAIAGLFSAEARDIAVARTIAPGFLDNDLFRIQTLQHVMKMTRTWDSTMSMIPRGGDTIWGGLDWSPEEGYHPSQRKHSSDYTQLTDQETNQTNVVNYGRMISFGRDVAEAHSSKIEMADFRGAIKGRSVANTTCRDVWTEYHEMGFEGVRAVAEHKVYTAGSIVELLQFVAPKMMARGSAHFSYEIADNLDDPKYNHYKYWSNPLETKLPNAPDMEIFSMYGVGLPTERSYIYKLTPFAECYIPFEIDTTQDGGSDEDSCLQGGVYTVDGDETVPVLSSGFMCAKGWRGKTRFNPSGMRTYVREYDHSPPANLLEGRGTQSGAHVDIMGNFALIEDVIRVAAGAKGEDLGGDKVYSDIFKWSEKIKLPL; this is encoded by the exons ATGTCTTTGCTTCGACGGAGAAAAGGGTCGGAACCGGGAAAGGGTCCGAGCCATAGTTCGGAACCGAAGGTTCTAAGCGAAGAGGAGACAGAAGATgataagaataagaaaaataagaagaagaagaacaacaaatGGTCGTGCTTCGATAGCTGTTGTTGGGGGGTGGGGTGCATTTGCACTTTGTGGTGGTTTCTTCTGTTTCTGTATCAGATGATGCCTTCTTCGATTCCCCAGTATGTGACTGAGGCCTTCACTGGGCCCATGCCGGACCCACCGGGCCTCAAGCTCAAGAAGGAAGGGCTCAAGGTGAAGCACCCTGTGGTTTTTGTGCCAGGGATTGTCACTGGTGGGCTTGAACTGTGGGAGGGTCACCAGTGTGCTGAAGGGTTGTTCAGGAAACGCTTGTGGGGTGGTACTTTTGGAGAAGTCTATAAAAG ACCTTCATGCTGGGTGGATCACATGTCACTGGACAATGAAACAGGATTGGATCCACCAGGCATAAGAGTTAGGCCTGTCTCTGGACTTGTAGCTGCTGATTACTTTGCTGCAGGATACTTCGTTTGGGCAGTCCTAATTGCTAACTTGGCACGCATTGGTTATGAAGAAAAAACTATGTACATGGCTGCATATGATTGGAGAATAGCATTTCAGAACACTGAG GTGAGGGATCAAACACTAAGTCGGATAAAAAGCAACATAGAACTTATGGTTGCTACTAATGGTGGAAATAAGGCAGTTATTATTCCACATTCAATGGGGGTCTTGTACTTCCTACATTTTATGAAATGGGTTGAAGCACCAGCTCCAATGGGTGGTGGGGGAGGACCAGATTGGTGCTCCAAATATATAAAGGCAGTTGTAAACATTGGTGGACCATTTTTAGGTGTTCCCAAGGCTATAGCAGGGCTATTCTCAGCTGAGGCCAGGGATATTGCTGTTGCCAG GACGATAGCTCCAGGATTTTTAGATAACGATCTGTTTCGCATTCAAACCTTGCAACATGTAATGAAGATGACCCGTACTTGGGACTCAACAATGTCAATGATACCAAGAGGAGGAGATACTATATGGGGTGGTCTTGATTGGTCACCAGAAGAAGGCTATCACCCTAGCCAGAGGAAGCATAGCAGTGACTATACTCAGTTAACAGACCAAGAGACAAATCAAACAAATGTTGTCAACTATGGAAGAATGATATCATTTGGCAGAGATGTGGCCGAGGCACACTCCTCTAAGATTGAGATGGCTGACTTTCGG GGTGCCATCAAGGGTCGCAGTGTTGCAAATACCACCTGTCGTGATGTGTGGACTGAATACCATGAAATGGGATTTGAGGGAGTGAGAGCAGTTGCTGAACATAAAGTTTACACAGCTGGCTCTATCGTAGAACTCCTTCAATTTGTTGCTCCAAAGATGATGGCTCGTGGTAGTGCTCATTTCTCTTATGAAATTGCTGACAATTTGGATGACCCTAAATATAATCACTACAAGTATTGGTCAAACCCTTTGGAAACAAA ACTACCAAATGCTCCTGATATGGAAATCTTCTCTATGTATGGAGTTGGCTTACCAACTGAAAGATCTTATATTTACAAGTTAACTCCCTTTGCCGAGTGTTACATTCCTTTTGAAATTGACACCACGCAAGATGGTGGAAGTGATGAAGATAGTTGTCTGCAAGGTGGAGTCTACACTGTTGATGGGGATGAGACTGTGCCAGTTCTAAGTTCAGGCTTCATGTGTGCTAAAGGCTGGCGCGGAAAAACAAGATTCAACCCGTCTGGTATGCGCACCTACGTTAGAGAATATGATCATTCTCCTCCAGCCAACCTTCTAGAGGGAAGGGGCACACAAAGTGGTGCTCATGTTGACATCATGGGAAACTTTGCATTGATTGAGGATGTTATAAGAGTGGCTGCTGGAGCCAAAGGAGAAGATCTAGGAGGTGATAAAGTGTATTCTGATATCTTCAAGTGGTCTGAGAAAATCAAGTTACCCCTATGA